One genomic region from Candidatus Xiphinematobacter sp. encodes:
- a CDS encoding UDP-N-acetylglucosamine diphosphorylase: MFRPEDYFDLAHTEHATIFEKVENVWEALSRIGTYLQLNLRSGVKGKLIGKPLIGKKTRVGKGTLIESGAVIKGPAWIGEHCQIRHGCYIRENVIVGNGVILGNSCELKNCLVFDGARLPHFNYVGDSILGYQAHLGAGVILSNVKLSSDEVWVTGPHGKIATGLRKFGAILGDCAKVGCHSILNPGSLIGPHAVLYPGCQWHGVLPACSIVKPRHLPLEILSGEESS; encoded by the coding sequence ATGTTCCGTCCAGAAGACTACTTCGATCTAGCGCACACCGAGCACGCCACCATCTTTGAAAAAGTCGAAAATGTCTGGGAAGCGCTATCTAGAATAGGAACTTACCTTCAGCTTAACCTTCGATCTGGTGTTAAAGGCAAGCTAATTGGGAAGCCGCTTATCGGAAAGAAGACTCGTGTAGGAAAAGGAACGCTTATCGAAAGCGGGGCGGTGATTAAGGGACCAGCGTGGATTGGGGAGCACTGCCAGATTCGCCACGGATGTTACATCCGAGAAAATGTAATCGTCGGTAACGGAGTAATCCTAGGGAACTCCTGCGAATTAAAGAACTGCTTAGTTTTTGACGGTGCCAGGTTGCCACATTTCAATTACGTGGGAGACTCTATTTTGGGGTATCAAGCTCACTTGGGTGCAGGGGTCATCCTTTCCAATGTCAAATTAAGCTCAGATGAAGTTTGGGTTACAGGCCCCCATGGAAAAATCGCAACGGGATTAAGAAAGTTCGGCGCCATACTAGGTGACTGTGCGAAGGTGGGCTGCCATTCCATCTTAAACCCGGGATCTCTCATTGGTCCGCATGCTGTGCTCTATCCTGGCTGTCAATGGCACGGAGTGTTGCCTGCTTGCTCCATCGTTAAGCCACGGCACCTACCGCTGGAAATCCTTTCTGGAGAAGAAAGCTCCTAA
- a CDS encoding cysteine--tRNA ligase — translation MLAFFNTLTRRVEEFSPLDPKGKTVLLYTCGPTVYDLAHIGNFRAYVFEDLLQRHLEFRGFNVRRVMNLTDVEDKTIRACHEAGTSLADFTRPFKEAFFQDLNTLRIRRAEFYPEASAPVHIGRMIEMIATLIKRGHAYQATDGSVYFRLSTFPMYGRLAHFHLDELRPSGRVKSDEYGKENMGDFALWKAWDEKDNAVGWDSPWGVGRPGWHIECSAMATGILGPSIDIHCGGEDNIFPHHEAEIAQSECVTGKPFVRLWMHCRHLLVNGQKMSKSRGNSLTLRDLLYQGWTGREVRYVLASTRYREPLNFTFESLAGARSTLRRLDEWTQRLHSRISSISLQSTTPVPPQLDTAAFGRALDNDLNTSAALGNVFDIVRDSNRLLDQGKLSFSNIAFLEDWIKQVHSVFCLEPNYRQLELPNKVTSLLLLREQARAKRQWNISDSLRKEILALGWNIKDTKQGQEVSW, via the coding sequence ATGCTGGCTTTCTTCAACACTCTCACCCGTAGGGTGGAGGAGTTCTCCCCCCTGGATCCCAAGGGAAAGACCGTTCTGCTCTATACTTGTGGTCCGACGGTATATGACCTGGCTCACATCGGGAACTTTCGCGCCTATGTTTTTGAAGACCTGCTACAGCGCCACCTAGAGTTTCGTGGGTTTAACGTGCGACGCGTGATGAATCTAACGGATGTAGAGGACAAAACTATTCGTGCATGCCACGAGGCAGGCACCTCTCTTGCAGATTTTACCCGACCCTTTAAAGAGGCGTTTTTCCAGGACCTAAACACGCTCCGGATAAGGAGAGCCGAATTTTATCCAGAGGCAAGTGCACCTGTCCATATTGGACGTATGATTGAGATGATTGCCACTCTTATCAAAAGAGGCCATGCGTACCAAGCTACGGACGGTTCCGTGTATTTTCGATTATCGACATTTCCTATGTATGGGCGACTTGCGCATTTTCATCTCGACGAGTTAAGGCCCTCCGGGCGTGTAAAGAGCGACGAATATGGAAAAGAAAATATGGGAGATTTTGCCCTTTGGAAGGCGTGGGACGAGAAGGACAATGCTGTTGGTTGGGACAGTCCGTGGGGCGTGGGACGACCTGGTTGGCATATTGAGTGTAGCGCTATGGCCACGGGCATTCTTGGACCAAGTATCGACATCCACTGCGGTGGGGAAGATAACATCTTTCCTCATCACGAGGCAGAGATCGCCCAGTCAGAGTGTGTCACCGGAAAACCTTTTGTTAGACTATGGATGCATTGCCGGCACCTTCTAGTCAATGGGCAAAAAATGTCCAAATCCAGAGGTAATTCCTTAACCCTGCGAGACCTTCTCTATCAAGGATGGACAGGAAGAGAAGTTCGGTATGTGCTTGCTAGTACCCGCTACAGAGAGCCTTTGAATTTTACCTTTGAGAGCCTTGCGGGGGCCAGAAGTACTCTAAGGCGTTTGGATGAGTGGACCCAACGTTTACATAGCAGAATCAGCAGTATTTCGTTGCAGTCCACAACACCTGTACCTCCACAATTGGATACTGCAGCATTCGGGAGGGCACTAGACAACGATCTAAACACCTCGGCTGCGCTGGGCAATGTCTTCGATATCGTACGGGATTCTAACCGACTTTTGGACCAGGGGAAACTCTCATTCTCCAACATTGCCTTTTTGGAAGACTGGATTAAGCAGGTCCATTCTGTGTTCTGTCTGGAACCAAATTACCGGCAGCTGGAGTTGCCTAACAAGGTGACCTCCCTGCTTCTCTTAAGGGAACAAGCACGTGCCAAGAGGCAGTGGAACATTAGCGATAGTCTACGCAAGGAAATTCTTGCTTTGGGGTGGAATATAAAGGACACCAAGCAGGGCCAGGAGGTAAGCTGGTAA
- a CDS encoding 2-C-methyl-D-erythritol 2,4-cyclodiphosphate synthase, producing the protein MRNALVGIGYDVHSFKEGRPLVLGGVCIEESQLGGLEGHSDADVLAHALADALLGAAGKPDIGCLFPNTDRSVRGISSLEILRRVSTLLRAEGLIVCNIDCTVIAETPKVAPHAHAIKEKLAGVLDIKPPRVGIKATTNERMGFLGRKEGIAALAIASLVYFQGELPCPSEREGI; encoded by the coding sequence ATGAGGAACGCTTTAGTAGGTATAGGGTACGATGTTCATTCCTTCAAAGAAGGTCGCCCTCTGGTTCTGGGGGGCGTGTGTATAGAAGAGTCCCAGCTAGGCGGCCTGGAGGGTCATTCCGACGCGGATGTGTTAGCGCATGCGCTTGCGGATGCTTTGTTGGGTGCGGCTGGGAAGCCGGACATTGGTTGCCTTTTCCCGAATACGGACAGATCTGTCCGCGGCATAAGCAGCCTGGAGATCTTGCGAAGGGTTAGCACACTCCTGCGCGCAGAAGGGTTAATCGTCTGCAATATAGACTGCACCGTGATTGCTGAAACGCCTAAAGTTGCACCTCATGCACACGCAATCAAGGAAAAACTTGCCGGGGTTCTTGATATAAAACCCCCACGCGTTGGGATTAAGGCTACTACCAACGAAAGAATGGGGTTTCTTGGGAGAAAGGAGGGTATTGCTGCACTGGCTATCGCGTCCTTGGTTTATTTCCAGGGGGAATTGCCGTGTCCCTCTGAAAGGGAGGGAATATAG
- a CDS encoding inositol monophosphatase yields the protein MQTFLQSACEAALKTGGFLRSHFGKKLRVETREAHDIKLELDKRSQNLIEGVILRDFPDHAIYGEEGVIENTSTAYQWIIDPIDGTSNFFWGIPHFAVSIALRYGEQVLVGVIYDPMRDELWAVENESPPTLNGAQIFASERKMLADAVISIGFSKSLVAIQSGLTLFQRMVCVVNKCRIMGSAALDMAYVACGRLDAYVEGQINLWDVAAGIALIEKAGGRVELSPHPVQPDKYSIVATNGNIHLSL from the coding sequence ATGCAAACTTTTCTTCAAAGCGCTTGTGAAGCAGCACTTAAAACTGGTGGATTTCTACGGTCTCATTTTGGAAAAAAACTACGCGTGGAGACCCGAGAGGCACATGACATCAAGTTAGAGCTTGACAAGCGTTCGCAAAATCTCATAGAGGGCGTCATCCTAAGGGATTTCCCTGATCACGCTATCTATGGGGAGGAAGGGGTAATAGAGAACACTTCTACTGCCTATCAGTGGATAATCGATCCGATTGATGGAACCTCAAATTTTTTCTGGGGAATCCCACATTTTGCTGTCTCTATTGCTCTGCGCTATGGGGAACAAGTCCTGGTTGGTGTCATTTATGACCCCATGCGGGATGAGCTCTGGGCGGTAGAAAATGAATCTCCCCCCACTCTTAATGGGGCACAAATTTTCGCAAGTGAGCGTAAAATGTTGGCCGATGCGGTGATCTCTATAGGATTCTCCAAGTCTCTTGTAGCTATTCAGTCTGGTCTCACTTTGTTTCAAAGAATGGTTTGTGTGGTGAACAAGTGCCGGATTATGGGAAGCGCTGCCCTAGACATGGCCTATGTAGCTTGTGGTCGCCTAGATGCCTATGTTGAAGGCCAGATCAATCTGTGGGACGTAGCAGCTGGTATAGCTCTTATTGAAAAGGCCGGGGGTAGGGTAGAGCTCAGCCCTCATCCAGTACAACCTGACAAATATTCGATTGTTGCTACAAACGGAAATATTCATCTCAGCCTATGA
- a CDS encoding phosphopantothenoylcysteine decarboxylase — protein sequence MKTIVLGVCGSIAAYRSADLAGSLVKLGYAVHVILTQAATRFVTPLTLRTLSRNPVLTDIFEEKGGWHPGHIALADSASLLLVAPATANIIAKLAMGFADDMLSSIALACRAPVLLAPAMNGKMWEHPATMANVTLLTKRGMEFVGPRSGLLACGYEGVGKLWPVEEIAARAHQLLSGTTEGKLTQERSTCLRIRRGWETLASGRNCCTRPPASLRDDGRKATHRECRG from the coding sequence GTGAAGACTATTGTGCTCGGTGTCTGTGGCTCAATTGCAGCTTACAGATCGGCGGATCTTGCCGGCTCCCTAGTGAAGCTTGGTTATGCGGTCCATGTCATTCTGACGCAGGCAGCTACCAGGTTCGTTACACCGCTTACCTTGCGTACTCTCTCCAGAAATCCAGTTCTAACAGATATATTTGAAGAAAAGGGCGGTTGGCATCCAGGCCATATTGCTCTTGCGGACTCCGCGAGCCTTCTACTTGTGGCACCGGCTACTGCAAATATCATTGCAAAATTGGCCATGGGCTTTGCTGATGACATGCTTTCTTCAATAGCTCTGGCATGCCGTGCTCCTGTGCTGCTCGCCCCAGCAATGAATGGAAAAATGTGGGAACATCCCGCAACCATGGCCAACGTCACACTTCTTACCAAACGGGGAATGGAATTTGTTGGACCCAGGAGCGGTCTACTTGCTTGCGGATACGAAGGGGTTGGGAAACTTTGGCCAGTGGAAGAAATTGCTGCACGCGCCCACCAGCTTCTCTCCGGGACGACGGAAGGAAAGCTAACCCAGGAGCGGTCTACTTGCTTGCGGATACGAAGGGGTTGGGAAACTTTGGCCAGTGGAAGAAATTGCTGCACGCGCCCACCAGCTTCTCTCCGGGACGACGGAAGGAAAGCTACGCACCGAGAGTGCAGAGGATGA
- the gmk gene encoding guanylate kinase has protein sequence MCLKTENGREAILSRGKSSVRPSHAGILFVVSAPSGTGKSTLCSNLRQEGDFIYAASCTTRQPRPGEISGEDYHFLSEEAFRSHLVQGEFLEHAEVHGQKYGTLKGTIIDHLKKGVDVLIDIDTQGAASIRACGDLFILQALADIFIMPSNLRELRRRLVRRGTETEEQIRMRLTTARQEMCRWKEYKYTIVSGSMEEDIAKFRAVIRAERYLSRRLLF, from the coding sequence ATGTGCCTTAAAACCGAAAATGGTCGGGAAGCAATCCTTAGTAGAGGAAAGTCCTCTGTTCGGCCATCACACGCTGGTATCCTCTTTGTTGTCTCTGCCCCATCGGGGACCGGAAAGAGCACGCTGTGTTCTAATTTGCGGCAGGAGGGTGATTTTATCTACGCTGCCTCCTGTACGACTCGGCAGCCGCGCCCTGGAGAAATCAGCGGAGAGGATTACCATTTCTTAAGCGAAGAGGCGTTTCGATCTCACTTAGTACAAGGAGAATTCTTGGAACATGCTGAAGTCCACGGACAAAAATATGGTACCCTGAAGGGCACCATAATTGATCACCTTAAAAAGGGAGTGGACGTCCTCATAGACATTGACACTCAGGGAGCAGCCTCCATTCGGGCCTGTGGGGACCTCTTCATCTTGCAAGCTCTAGCGGATATATTTATTATGCCCTCCAATCTTAGAGAGCTCAGGCGTAGGCTAGTGCGTCGCGGAACAGAAACAGAAGAACAAATTAGGATGCGGCTTACTACTGCCAGGCAGGAAATGTGCAGATGGAAAGAGTATAAGTACACAATTGTTAGCGGTTCTATGGAGGAAGACATTGCTAAATTCCGCGCTGTTATCCGAGCTGAGCGGTATCTGAGCCGGAGGCTCCTTTTCTAG
- the miaB gene encoding tRNA (N6-isopentenyl adenosine(37)-C2)-methylthiotransferase MiaB: protein MPNLYIKTYGCQMNEQDSKQVSEMLMARGYCLVKNEEEADVILLNTCSVREMAERKAIGKMGMLRKLRYKRPRLILGYLGCMAQIRGAELLNISPYVDLVVGTQKTHRVAEYVDTIFRRLQQARIDDERLPIVEVGEEQDPPISTLSHTRRTPTKQQRVTAFVSIMQGCNMHCAFCIVPKTRGSEKSRSMKEVVEEVQTLVDEGVSEVILLGQIVNFYGRHSLQKVDNKTPFVQLIERIHQIEGLERIRFTSPHPIGFQKDLIDCFARLPKLMEHVHLPLQSGSDRILKSMHRGYTVATYLRLVEKLRAVRPDLAISTDLIVGFPGETEEDHLATQEVYRAAGFDHAFIFRYSPRKATSASAMQQQVSEDIKEARNRDLLHLLHVTSERKLATRVGTRMEILCEGPSKTNPSRFKGRTRTNQPVIFDGSNRHVGRIFDVLITGSSASTLYADPALSL, encoded by the coding sequence ATGCCGAATTTATACATAAAGACGTACGGCTGCCAAATGAATGAACAGGATTCTAAACAAGTCTCCGAAATGCTTATGGCCCGTGGTTATTGTTTGGTGAAGAATGAGGAGGAGGCCGATGTCATCTTGCTTAATACGTGTAGCGTCCGTGAGATGGCTGAGCGGAAGGCCATCGGGAAAATGGGAATGTTGCGGAAGCTTCGCTATAAACGCCCGCGTTTGATACTTGGCTACCTAGGCTGTATGGCTCAAATCCGTGGTGCCGAGTTGCTCAATATCTCTCCATATGTAGATCTAGTGGTGGGGACACAGAAGACTCATCGTGTAGCTGAATACGTAGACACAATCTTCCGACGTCTTCAGCAGGCGCGGATAGACGACGAACGTCTACCTATTGTGGAAGTGGGCGAGGAACAAGATCCTCCCATAAGTACCTTGAGTCACACTCGCCGCACTCCCACCAAGCAACAGCGAGTGACAGCTTTTGTGTCCATTATGCAAGGGTGCAATATGCACTGTGCTTTCTGCATTGTGCCGAAAACCCGTGGCTCCGAGAAGTCACGTTCCATGAAAGAGGTAGTGGAGGAGGTACAAACGCTAGTAGATGAGGGAGTATCAGAGGTCATTCTACTCGGTCAGATCGTCAATTTTTATGGACGTCACTCTCTTCAAAAGGTAGACAACAAGACCCCTTTCGTGCAGTTGATTGAACGAATTCACCAAATAGAGGGATTGGAGAGAATTCGGTTCACCTCCCCCCATCCAATAGGATTTCAGAAGGACTTAATTGACTGTTTTGCAAGACTTCCGAAACTTATGGAACACGTTCACCTACCGCTTCAATCGGGATCAGACCGCATCCTGAAGTCAATGCACCGGGGTTATACTGTGGCTACCTACCTTAGACTTGTGGAAAAGCTGCGAGCTGTCAGACCTGATCTTGCTATCAGTACCGATCTTATTGTAGGCTTCCCCGGAGAGACGGAGGAAGACCATTTGGCTACGCAAGAGGTTTACCGGGCTGCTGGTTTTGACCATGCGTTTATCTTTCGTTATTCGCCTCGCAAAGCGACTTCAGCTTCTGCCATGCAGCAGCAAGTTTCCGAGGATATCAAGGAAGCCCGTAATCGGGACTTACTCCATCTTCTCCATGTTACTAGCGAGAGGAAGCTCGCGACCCGCGTAGGGACTCGTATGGAGATTCTTTGTGAGGGTCCTAGCAAAACTAATCCTAGCCGGTTTAAGGGGCGCACTCGGACCAATCAACCGGTCATCTTTGATGGTTCTAATCGTCACGTCGGTCGAATTTTTGACGTGCTTATTACTGGCTCCTCCGCTAGCACACTCTATGCTGATCCAGCATTATCCTTATGA
- a CDS encoding agmatine deiminase family protein — MPAEWELHEATWLSWPHPGGCSFSTCYREVVPTFVHMVEVLSTSELVRISVSGLEQERQVRSLLNGTVPPERVEFFHIPTNEPWCRDYGPIFVQRDRAPQLAVVNFGYNAWGGKYPPYDADNAVPIRVGKALNLPIFDRQGLVLEGGSIDANGAGTLLTTENCLLDSHRNPGWTRYQIEEVLQGSLGVDTVLWLGNGGISGDDTDGHVDNMARFVAEDTILVGIEKNERDPNFQPLQENLRRIQEAKLNHNRCPNVITLPMPGPLLMKGQRLPASYANFFIGNEIVLLPTFADVHDSQALFILQGIFPSRKVIPINCCRLIWGLGAFHCLTQQQPISSKLSIEPEPQKSTVLATEE, encoded by the coding sequence ATGCCGGCAGAGTGGGAACTCCACGAGGCGACATGGCTCTCTTGGCCTCACCCGGGAGGCTGTAGTTTCTCTACCTGTTATAGAGAGGTAGTTCCAACCTTTGTGCATATGGTGGAGGTTCTCTCCACTTCGGAACTCGTCCGAATCAGTGTCTCAGGATTAGAACAGGAGAGGCAGGTTCGTTCCTTACTCAACGGCACTGTGCCACCGGAACGAGTAGAGTTTTTTCACATCCCTACCAATGAACCTTGGTGCCGCGACTACGGACCTATCTTCGTCCAAAGAGACAGAGCTCCGCAGCTTGCTGTGGTAAATTTCGGCTACAATGCCTGGGGAGGGAAATATCCACCCTATGATGCAGATAATGCCGTCCCTATCCGTGTAGGTAAGGCACTTAACCTTCCAATATTCGATCGTCAGGGCCTTGTGCTGGAAGGAGGTTCGATAGATGCCAACGGAGCAGGTACATTACTCACCACTGAAAATTGCCTCCTCGACTCTCACCGGAACCCCGGATGGACCCGGTACCAGATTGAGGAAGTTCTGCAGGGTTCCCTAGGCGTTGACACAGTTCTCTGGTTGGGCAATGGAGGAATCTCCGGTGATGATACAGACGGGCATGTAGATAACATGGCACGCTTTGTTGCAGAAGACACTATCCTTGTCGGTATTGAAAAGAACGAGAGGGATCCAAATTTTCAACCTCTCCAAGAGAACTTACGAAGGATCCAAGAAGCAAAACTCAACCATAATCGCTGCCCCAACGTTATTACACTGCCCATGCCAGGACCCCTTTTGATGAAGGGACAACGGTTACCCGCCAGCTATGCTAATTTCTTTATCGGAAACGAGATCGTTCTCCTTCCTACATTTGCAGACGTCCACGATAGCCAGGCACTTTTTATCCTCCAGGGGATTTTTCCCTCTCGTAAAGTAATACCCATTAATTGTTGCAGACTTATCTGGGGCCTTGGCGCCTTTCACTGCTTGACTCAGCAACAGCCAATCTCCAGCAAGCTCTCGATAGAACCAGAGCCGCAGAAGTCCACCGTACTGGCTACCGAGGAGTAA
- the tatC gene encoding twin-arginine translocase subunit TatC encodes MSFWHKLFGYLQNRDEPKPFLDHIEDLRRMLIKMVVTLTTMILACFAFRTDLARLLQLPLTATDPYQATHLQSLGVADSMVVSCQISFYTGLTLSLPFLIFFLGEFILPALTKRERQLLLPAGVFCALLFLSGVALAYFVLLPAALAFFFLDARSMQWRPTWTVREYYTFTTQFIIAFGLAFELPLGTFLAVRLGLLDVTSLRRKRAFALVVILLLAAIITPTSDLFTLFLVATPMYGLYEICVWMAPLIRKGNLRLGKGT; translated from the coding sequence ATGAGTTTTTGGCACAAACTTTTTGGATACTTACAAAATCGAGATGAACCGAAACCATTCCTTGATCACATAGAAGACCTCCGTCGCATGCTAATCAAAATGGTAGTAACACTAACTACTATGATTCTGGCTTGCTTCGCCTTTCGAACGGATCTTGCGAGACTATTGCAGCTTCCTCTAACAGCAACAGATCCTTACCAAGCAACTCATCTGCAGTCCCTTGGAGTGGCGGATTCGATGGTGGTTTCTTGCCAAATATCCTTCTATACAGGTCTAACGCTCTCCCTCCCCTTCCTAATTTTCTTCTTGGGAGAATTTATCCTGCCAGCCCTTACCAAACGCGAGAGGCAGCTCTTGCTTCCCGCCGGTGTGTTTTGTGCTCTCCTTTTTTTATCAGGAGTTGCTCTTGCATATTTTGTGCTACTTCCCGCAGCTCTGGCGTTTTTTTTCCTAGATGCCCGTTCCATGCAGTGGCGTCCCACCTGGACAGTCCGCGAGTACTACACGTTTACAACACAGTTTATCATTGCTTTTGGCCTGGCTTTTGAGTTACCCCTCGGTACATTCCTCGCTGTCAGACTGGGACTGCTGGACGTCACTTCCTTAAGGAGAAAGCGGGCGTTTGCTCTTGTCGTCATTCTCCTCTTGGCCGCTATTATCACTCCGACATCCGATTTGTTCACTCTCTTTCTTGTGGCAACACCCATGTATGGACTCTACGAAATATGTGTCTGGATGGCACCTCTCATTAGGAAAGGGAACCTAAGGTTAGGGAAGGGAACCTAG
- the argH gene encoding argininosuccinate lyase, whose translation MRKGRFSGEASALLRSYTESISYDWRLYRHDIQGSLAHAKALVAAGILVEEERLLIEKGLLAIQAEIDQKKFTFNDSLEDIHMNIEVELIRRIGPVGAKLHTARSRNDQVALDLRLYLREAIIKLRGQCASLQLSLVSFASRNFSVCIPGYTHLQRAQPVLLAHHLLAYTEMLARDRSRLHDCMERMDELPLGSGAISGSTIVLDRKLLARELGFSRITQNSIDAVSDRDFACEFLAALAILGMHLSRLSEDIILWVSEEFGFLELSDQHTTGSSLMPQKKNPDVAELTRGKTGRLYGNLISLLTALKGLPMAYNRDIQEDKEAIFDSFDTASTALPIFEEMLNAARVRKDRAATAAGDPLLLATDLADYLVLKGLPFRQAHEVVGHIVTMAFQLSVPLSQISLQQLRAISPLFEADVEAVFDLQQALARRTAIGATAPVSVEERLTYWKNALKEGA comes from the coding sequence ATCCGGAAAGGCAGATTTTCGGGGGAGGCGTCCGCGCTTCTTAGGAGTTATACGGAATCTATTTCCTACGACTGGCGGCTGTATCGGCATGACATCCAAGGAAGCCTAGCTCATGCTAAGGCACTAGTTGCAGCAGGCATTTTAGTGGAAGAAGAACGCCTTTTAATCGAAAAAGGATTGCTTGCAATCCAGGCGGAGATAGATCAGAAGAAGTTCACATTCAACGATTCGCTGGAAGATATCCACATGAATATCGAGGTGGAACTGATCCGGCGGATTGGACCCGTTGGGGCCAAGCTACATACGGCACGAAGCCGCAATGACCAGGTAGCCTTGGATCTCCGTTTATACTTGCGAGAGGCCATTATTAAACTGCGTGGACAGTGCGCCAGTCTACAACTTAGCCTTGTAAGCTTTGCTTCCCGCAATTTCAGCGTATGTATCCCAGGCTATACCCATCTCCAGCGGGCACAACCAGTTTTATTGGCCCACCATTTGCTCGCCTATACGGAAATGCTGGCCCGTGATAGGAGTCGTTTGCATGATTGTATGGAAAGGATGGACGAATTGCCTCTGGGTTCTGGTGCCATATCTGGGTCGACCATTGTGCTAGATCGTAAACTGCTCGCCAGGGAACTGGGCTTTTCCCGCATTACTCAAAACAGTATAGATGCTGTTAGTGACAGAGATTTTGCTTGTGAATTTCTTGCTGCGCTGGCCATTTTGGGCATGCATCTCTCTCGACTTAGCGAAGACATAATCTTATGGGTTTCAGAGGAGTTTGGATTTCTTGAGTTGAGTGATCAGCATACTACGGGCTCCAGTTTAATGCCTCAAAAGAAGAATCCTGATGTTGCGGAGCTCACTCGTGGAAAGACGGGTCGTCTTTACGGTAATCTAATCTCGTTGCTTACTGCCCTTAAAGGGTTACCTATGGCTTACAATCGTGACATTCAGGAAGACAAGGAGGCTATATTTGATTCCTTTGATACTGCCAGTACGGCTCTTCCTATCTTTGAAGAGATGCTAAACGCAGCCCGTGTGAGAAAAGATCGGGCAGCTACCGCCGCTGGTGACCCCCTACTGCTTGCAACGGACTTGGCTGATTACCTGGTGTTGAAGGGCCTACCCTTCCGTCAGGCCCACGAAGTGGTTGGGCATATCGTCACAATGGCTTTCCAATTAAGCGTGCCTCTTAGTCAAATATCGCTACAGCAGCTACGCGCTATTTCTCCACTGTTTGAAGCTGATGTGGAGGCTGTTTTTGATCTTCAGCAGGCACTTGCACGCCGAACAGCTATTGGGGCTACCGCTCCTGTGAGTGTCGAGGAACGACTCACTTACTGGAAGAATGCTTTGAAAGAAGGCGCATAG
- a CDS encoding transcriptional repressor produces MNLENRKQVCAAARKFLESKGLRQTSQRNAIIRAAFSTSDHFSAEGLLRMAKEIDFSVSRATVYRTLPLLTESGLLRGLDLGNGVQYYDPNFIERPIHNHLICVDCNKITEFEDINTELLKNRISRRLGFFLESKVLRIEGHCKELRLRGNCPKRRE; encoded by the coding sequence ATGAATCTTGAGAATCGCAAGCAGGTTTGTGCCGCAGCTCGCAAGTTTTTAGAGAGCAAAGGGTTGCGCCAAACGTCGCAACGGAATGCTATCATCCGAGCAGCGTTTTCCACCTCCGATCACTTCAGTGCGGAAGGTTTATTGCGAATGGCCAAGGAAATCGACTTCTCTGTGTCCAGAGCCACAGTATATCGCACTCTACCGCTCTTGACGGAAAGCGGACTTCTAAGAGGGTTGGATCTTGGAAATGGAGTTCAATACTACGATCCTAACTTTATAGAGCGTCCCATTCACAACCATCTAATTTGTGTGGATTGCAACAAAATCACCGAGTTTGAGGACATAAATACGGAACTTCTGAAGAACCGTATCTCCCGTAGACTAGGATTTTTTCTAGAAAGTAAGGTGTTACGAATTGAGGGGCATTGCAAGGAATTGCGACTGCGTGGGAATTGTCCAAAACGCCGTGAGTAG